DNA sequence from the Methanothermobacter sp. genome:
CAGATGGAGGATGAGATAGGTGCTCTCGGGGCAGTTATAGGCGCCGTTTGGGGTGGTGTTAAAGGAATGACCGCCACTTCAGGGCCTGGTTTTTCCCTCATGCAGGAACATGTGGGATACGCTGCCATGACAGAAACCCCACTGGTGATTGTGGATGTACAGAGGGGTTCGCCCTCAACAGGACAGCCGACAATGGCATCCCAGAGTGATATGATGCAGGCAAGGTGGGGTTCACATGGGGACTATGAAATAATAGCCCTCTCACCATCCTCTGTGCAGGAGTGCTTCGATTTCACTGTGAGGGCATTCAACATTGCAGAGGAATACAGGGTGCCTGTGGTGGTCCTCAGTGACGAAATAGTGGGTCATATGAGGGAGAAGATAACCATACCCGACAAGGTGGAAATCAGAAAGAGAAAGTCACCCAAAAGTCCCCCCGGTGAGTTCATCCCATTCAAGCCCAATGGAGACTTCGTCCCTGAGATGCCGGCCTTTGGGGATGGTTACAGAGTACCTGTGACAGGACTCACCCATGATGAGAGGGGGTACCCTGATGCTTCAAACCCTGAGGGCCACGAAAAACTCGTGAAGAGACTCTGTGACAAGATACTGAATCACAGAGATAAGATAGTGGATGTTAGGGGTGAGTACACCGATGATGCAGACATAACAGTCATCTCATACGGCGCCCCCTCACGTTCAGTTGCAACCGCAGTTAAGATGGCGAGGTCCGAGGGTGTGAAGGCAGGGTACATCAAGATAAACACACCATGGCCGTTCCCTGAGAATGAAATCCGCAAAGCCGCTGAGTCATCAAGGAAGCTTCTGGTCGTTGAGATGAA
Encoded proteins:
- a CDS encoding 2-oxoacid:acceptor oxidoreductase subunit alpha, whose amino-acid sequence is MTEEYFIQGNDACARGAISAGCRFFAGYPITPSTEIAEEMAVLLPREGGVFVQMEDEIGALGAVIGAVWGGVKGMTATSGPGFSLMQEHVGYAAMTETPLVIVDVQRGSPSTGQPTMASQSDMMQARWGSHGDYEIIALSPSSVQECFDFTVRAFNIAEEYRVPVVVLSDEIVGHMREKITIPDKVEIRKRKSPKSPPGEFIPFKPNGDFVPEMPAFGDGYRVPVTGLTHDERGYPDASNPEGHEKLVKRLCDKILNHRDKIVDVRGEYTDDADITVISYGAPSRSVATAVKMARSEGVKAGYIKINTPWPFPENEIRKAAESSRKLLVVEMNLGQMFYEVQRVVSGMAEVELLPKIGGEIHRPHEILNKIMGMK